DNA sequence from the Thermococcus gammatolerans EJ3 genome:
TTCGAGAGGAACAGGCCTATGTACGGAACCGCGCTTCCGGTTCCCCTCCTGTAGGCGAGGAACGCAGCTGCACCGCTCTCATTGGCCCGTCTGTAGGCTTTTCTCCAGTTCTCTCCCACGAGAACTACCTTGCCCTCGGCCCTCTCCCAGTCCTCCTCCCTGATTATCGGCAGAACCTCACCCTCTCCCTCTCCGGGGGGACTGTGGGCCATCGCCACGAGGGGAGTCCTTGAGGAGTTCAGTCTGTGCCCGTCGAACTCGATCTCGGCCCCCACGAGATCCCACGCTATTGGAGACCTCAGCGTGAGGTACCAGCTCTCTCCATCGTATTTCTCCCTGATAAGCCTGCTCGAAACTCCCCAGGCAGAAAGCTCTTCCTCAATGTATCTAACGGCCTCAACGAGCTCTTTTGAACCCTGTATCCGGTGGAACTGGCTTATCTCAACGATGTCGTGGAGAATCCGTTCGGAGCTTAAAACCTCCGACTCCCTGAGAAACGGCATGATTCCCATACCTCATTCCTCCCCCAACTTGAGCATCCTCGGTATTTCGAGGTGCTTGAGGGTGTCCAAAAACTCGGGGGGAAGGACGAGCCTGGTTGTCTGGAGAAAGCGGGCAAACTCGACCTCGAGCCCTTTACCCTCTCCAGTTCTTTCCTCGGCCCTCCTCATTTCAACCCTGGGCTTAACCTTCTCCTCTGTTAACTTGCCCTTCTCGATCAGGCCGAGGTTTATCTCCTCCTGCCTTCTGTTTGAGCCCTCAACCTTTCCCCTGTTGTAGGCACTCTTGATGAGCTCGTAGACCCCAAGTTCCTTTGCCCTCCGGTAGAGTTCCTCCTTCCTGTCCCTCACCCACGATATCCACTCGCTGTGGCCCCTGTAACCGATGAAATAGCCGAACTCGTAGGCCTCCTGCAGGAGCTTCTTTATCTCGGCCTTCCCGTTGTTTTCGCTCTTCCCCATGTTACCACCTCAGAAAGGCGCCTCGTTGTACACCTTTATTCCCTCGTCCGTAAAGCGTATCCGCTTGAGGTTGCTGTCGTGGGGAACGCCCCTCATCTTCAGCACCTGCATCGCTCGGATCATCTGATAGTTGCGCATGAAGTGGTGGATCACAAGAACGCCGTCCACGAGGTAGTGCTCGTCGGTGTACCTCTCGCCCTGGAGCATCTCTGAGGTTATCAGTGTTGTTGTTTCGAGCTCCTGGAGGGCCCTTATGAATCTTCCCAGGGCCCAGCGCTTGTTCTCGGGATCCTTGACAAGGTGTTCCATTGAGGTAAATGAGTCGATTACGGCCCTCTTTATTCCCTCCTCGCTTATGATCTGGAGGATGCTGTTGAAGAGCTCGTTCCAGGTTAGGCGGTACTCGGCCCTGAGGAGGATCCTGCCGAGGTCGTGGAAGGTTATCATCTTCGACTTGGTATAGCCGAGCAGGCCGAAGTTGTACCTCAGCATGTCCTGAAGGATTATCCTCGGATCCTCGACGAGGGACACGAAAACACCCTTCTCCCCGTTTCTTGCGCCCTCGACCAGAAACTGAACCCCCATCGTGGTCTTTCCGCTTCCGGGGGGGCCTGTTATCAGGTAAACCCTGCCGGGCAGAAAGCCCCCTCCTATTATGTCGTCAAGGCCCGGAACTCCCGAGGGAACGCGGTCAAGGCTCTTAAGGATCTCACCCACGTACAATTCACGTCACCGGTTTGAGATACGCACTCCACGTATTTAAGCTTAAGCTCCGCTCGATTTATAACACCAAACCTCAACTGGTTAGGGGGTGAGAGAATGTCCGTCAGGTTGATAGCCTTTGACCTAGAGGGGACGCTCGTGAAATCAGTTTCGGGATGGGTCGAGCTCCACAAGC
Encoded proteins:
- a CDS encoding RAD55 family ATPase; amino-acid sequence: MYVGEILKSLDRVPSGVPGLDDIIGGGFLPGRVYLITGPPGSGKTTMGVQFLVEGARNGEKGVFVSLVEDPRIILQDMLRYNFGLLGYTKSKMITFHDLGRILLRAEYRLTWNELFNSILQIISEEGIKRAVIDSFTSMEHLVKDPENKRWALGRFIRALQELETTTLITSEMLQGERYTDEHYLVDGVLVIHHFMRNYQMIRAMQVLKMRGVPHDSNLKRIRFTDEGIKVYNEAPF